In a single window of the Bacillus mycoides genome:
- the phnA gene encoding alkylphosphonate utilization operon protein PhnA, protein MATLPNCPKCNSEYTYEDGALFVCPECAHEWGQEAEAESNDGAKVVKDANGNVLQDGDAVTVIKDLKVKGTSSVVKIGTKVKSIRLVEGDHDIDCKIDGFGAMKLKSQFVKKA, encoded by the coding sequence ATGGCTACTTTACCAAATTGTCCAAAATGTAATTCAGAATATACGTATGAGGATGGCGCTCTTTTCGTATGTCCAGAATGTGCCCATGAGTGGGGTCAAGAAGCGGAAGCTGAAAGTAATGATGGTGCAAAAGTTGTAAAAGATGCGAACGGAAACGTTCTTCAAGATGGCGATGCTGTTACTGTAATTAAAGATTTAAAAGTAAAAGGAACTTCTTCAGTTGTAAAGATTGGTACGAAAGTAAAGAGTATCCGTCTAGTTGAGGGAGATCACGATATTGATTGCAAAATCGACGGTTTCGGAGCTATGAAGTTAAAATCACAGTTCGTTAAGAAAGCGTAA
- a CDS encoding NAD(P)/FAD-dependent oxidoreductase, with amino-acid sequence MTENQKVYDITIIGGGPTGLFTAFYGGMRQASVKIIESLPQLGGQLSALYPEKYIYDVAGFPKVRAQELVDNLKEQMKKFDPTICLEEAVDTLEKQADGIFKLVTNKQTHYSKSVIITAGNGAFQPRRLELEGTAKYEKKNLHYFVDDMNKFAGKRVVVFGGGDSAVDWTMMLETIADKVTIVHRRDKFRAHEHSVESLMNSRAEVSTPYVPVELIGDDTIEQVVLQHVKTEEKVIIDVDDVIVNYGFVSSLGPIKNWGLDIQKNSILVNSKMETNIPGIYAAGDICTYEGKVKLIACGFGEAPTAVNNAKAYFDPNAKLQPMHSSSMF; translated from the coding sequence GTGACAGAAAATCAAAAAGTTTACGACATAACGATTATTGGTGGTGGCCCAACAGGACTATTCACTGCATTTTATGGCGGAATGAGACAAGCAAGTGTAAAAATCATTGAAAGCTTACCTCAACTTGGAGGGCAATTATCCGCACTATATCCCGAAAAATATATTTATGATGTAGCTGGATTCCCAAAAGTGCGTGCACAAGAGTTAGTTGATAACTTAAAAGAGCAAATGAAAAAGTTCGATCCAACTATTTGCTTAGAAGAAGCTGTTGATACGCTTGAAAAACAAGCTGACGGTATATTTAAACTTGTTACAAATAAACAAACTCACTACTCTAAATCTGTCATCATTACTGCTGGCAATGGTGCTTTCCAACCACGCCGCTTAGAATTAGAAGGCACAGCAAAATACGAAAAGAAAAACTTACATTATTTCGTTGATGATATGAATAAATTTGCTGGAAAACGCGTCGTTGTATTCGGCGGCGGTGACTCAGCAGTAGATTGGACAATGATGTTAGAAACGATCGCGGACAAAGTTACAATTGTTCATCGCCGTGATAAATTCCGTGCACATGAACATAGCGTAGAAAGCTTAATGAATTCCCGTGCAGAAGTAAGCACACCTTACGTTCCAGTTGAACTCATCGGTGATGACACGATTGAACAAGTTGTCCTTCAGCACGTAAAAACAGAAGAAAAAGTTATCATCGATGTTGATGACGTAATCGTAAACTATGGCTTCGTTTCTTCGCTTGGTCCAATTAAAAATTGGGGCTTAGATATTCAAAAGAACAGCATCCTCGTGAACTCAAAAATGGAAACAAATATTCCTGGCATTTACGCTGCTGGTGACATTTGTACATATGAAGGAAAAGTAAAACTCATTGCTTGCGGCTTTGGTGAAGCACCGACAGCAGTAAACAATGCAAAAGCTTACTTCGATCCAAACGCAAAACTTCAACCAATGCATAGCTCAAGTATGTTTTAA
- a CDS encoding YuzB family protein, producing MIKPLIEFCVGNLASGSQAALEKLEKDPNLDVMEYGCLGYCGICFEGPFALVNGEVVQGATVEELVNNVYDYMDENPMF from the coding sequence TTGATTAAACCATTAATCGAATTTTGTGTAGGTAACCTTGCAAGCGGTTCGCAAGCAGCTTTAGAAAAATTAGAAAAAGATCCTAATTTAGACGTAATGGAATATGGTTGTTTAGGATATTGTGGCATCTGTTTTGAAGGTCCATTTGCACTTGTAAATGGTGAAGTGGTACAAGGTGCAACAGTAGAAGAACTTGTAAATAATGTATATGATTATATGGATGAAAATCCAATGTTTTAA
- a CDS encoding DUF523 domain-containing protein, whose product MIVISACLGGIACRYDGNDNLISQIEELLQREDTILVCPEVLGGLPTPRPSAEIIGGNGDDVLDGKAKVMTKEGQDVTEAFVRGAYKALEQIKDLNPEYIILKERSPSCGSSTIYTGEFNGNKQTGYGVTTALFKRHGFKVISEEDFESKKRN is encoded by the coding sequence ATGATTGTAATTAGTGCTTGTTTAGGTGGTATTGCTTGTCGTTATGACGGTAACGATAATCTCATTTCACAAATAGAAGAGTTATTACAGAGGGAAGATACCATCCTTGTTTGCCCCGAAGTATTAGGCGGTTTACCAACACCACGCCCTTCTGCTGAAATTATCGGCGGCAATGGCGATGATGTTTTAGATGGAAAAGCAAAAGTAATGACGAAAGAAGGACAAGATGTCACGGAAGCTTTCGTGCGTGGTGCTTATAAAGCATTAGAACAAATAAAAGATTTAAACCCAGAATATATAATTTTAAAAGAACGCAGCCCATCTTGTGGTAGTTCTACTATTTACACAGGGGAATTTAACGGCAATAAACAAACTGGTTACGGAGTGACAACTGCTTTATTTAAAAGACACGGATTTAAAGTCATTTCAGAAGAGGATTTTGAAAGTAAAAAAAGGAATTGA
- a CDS encoding HesB/IscA family protein, whose translation MIEVTEQAAFQIKDMLKDAEDGEKYVRLAVHGGGCSGLSYGLGFEVEPKEDDTVLEFFGVEFVIDKESAPIVKGVKVDYKQSMLGGGFTIDNPNAIASCGCGSSFRTASNAGKPEDC comes from the coding sequence ATGATTGAAGTAACAGAACAAGCAGCTTTTCAAATTAAAGATATGTTAAAAGATGCTGAAGATGGAGAGAAGTACGTGCGCCTTGCTGTACATGGCGGCGGATGTAGTGGTCTTTCTTACGGCTTAGGATTTGAAGTAGAACCAAAAGAAGACGACACAGTTCTTGAGTTTTTCGGTGTTGAATTTGTTATCGATAAAGAAAGTGCTCCGATTGTAAAGGGAGTGAAAGTTGACTATAAGCAATCTATGCTTGGTGGCGGATTCACAATCGACAATCCAAACGCGATCGCATCATGTGGATGCGGATCATCTTTCCGTACAGCGTCGAATGCTGGTAAGCCAGAAGATTGCTAA
- a CDS encoding YxeA family protein, with translation MKRYIALFSILVVFASLLVGCDLNRMGKDEYYVQITVDGKEYHSKADNGETFKDYQYKLTGFNKDGKEKELEFIAQKNLRKEAFLRVYHSDKKGVSAWEEVKKDELPAKVKEKLGVK, from the coding sequence TTGAAAAGATATATTGCACTTTTTAGTATTTTAGTCGTATTTGCAAGCCTATTAGTTGGCTGTGATTTAAACCGTATGGGTAAAGATGAGTATTACGTTCAAATTACAGTAGATGGAAAAGAATATCATAGTAAAGCTGATAATGGTGAGACGTTTAAAGATTATCAATATAAGCTAACTGGTTTTAATAAAGACGGTAAAGAGAAAGAATTAGAATTCATAGCGCAAAAAAATCTTCGTAAAGAAGCATTCCTACGCGTATACCACTCAGATAAAAAAGGTGTATCAGCTTGGGAAGAAGTGAAAAAGGACGAGCTTCCTGCGAAAGTGAAAGAAAAATTAGGTGTGAAATAA
- a CDS encoding ABC transporter permease: protein MKGVIELQIWQLAAAYIFILILIGLVKLKGIPREKQITIATLRMTIQLVLVAYVLTYIFENSNPFYTIALITSITTFAIFNIYKRVNIPMSKELKRVAALSMIAGSIGPLLLFIFVIIGHDPWYAPQYIVPIAGMLIGNAMTGICLGANTFLNSMKSQRDHIEGALMLGATPKQAAAPLIRDAFDSAILPTINSMVGMGIISLPGMMTGQILSGVSPFTAIQYQIAIILGISGSTAFSVIIFLQLGYKTFFNKRCQLKEVEVQS from the coding sequence TTGAAGGGCGTTATTGAACTACAAATTTGGCAACTTGCAGCTGCATATATTTTCATCCTTATTTTAATCGGGCTTGTGAAATTAAAAGGAATACCGCGTGAGAAACAAATTACAATTGCTACATTACGTATGACAATTCAGCTCGTACTAGTCGCATATGTTCTTACATACATATTTGAAAATAGTAATCCGTTTTATACAATAGCTCTCATTACTTCTATTACTACCTTTGCGATTTTCAATATTTATAAACGAGTTAATATTCCAATGTCAAAAGAATTAAAACGAGTAGCTGCCCTCTCCATGATTGCTGGATCAATTGGCCCTCTTCTACTATTTATCTTTGTCATTATCGGACACGATCCTTGGTATGCTCCGCAGTATATCGTTCCTATTGCCGGCATGCTAATCGGTAATGCTATGACAGGTATTTGCCTCGGGGCAAACACCTTTTTAAACAGTATGAAATCACAAAGAGACCATATTGAAGGTGCACTTATGCTTGGCGCAACTCCAAAACAAGCAGCTGCTCCGCTCATACGGGACGCTTTCGATTCTGCTATTTTACCAACAATTAATTCCATGGTCGGAATGGGAATTATAAGTCTTCCCGGCATGATGACAGGACAAATTTTATCCGGTGTATCACCATTTACAGCTATCCAATATCAAATTGCGATTATACTTGGCATTTCTGGAAGTACAGCTTTCTCTGTTATTATCTTCTTACAGCTTGGGTATAAAACGTTCTTTAATAAGCGGTGCCAGTTGAAAGAAGTTGAAGTACAATCATAA
- a CDS encoding ABC transporter ATP-binding protein: MFILKDITYKDILHIPYLQIQKEKTTCIIGESGSGKSTLLRMLNDLQSPTSGTIEYNGKSILDYPPIQLRREVVMLGQTPPIFDGTIKDNLLMGLRFSEKPFPNDDALQGALTTVSLDKKLEDNASSLSGGEKQRLAFARIILMDPPVYLLDEPTSALDGDTERRVMKQFTMLAREKKKTVIFITHSQQLPEEIADDIIEISKTNGATRKEVLSIEGRY, from the coding sequence ATGTTTATATTAAAAGACATCACATATAAAGATATTCTACACATTCCTTATTTACAGATTCAAAAAGAAAAAACAACTTGTATTATCGGTGAAAGTGGTAGTGGTAAAAGCACATTACTTCGCATGTTAAACGATTTACAATCACCAACATCTGGCACAATTGAATATAACGGAAAATCTATTTTAGATTATCCTCCCATTCAATTACGCCGTGAAGTTGTCATGCTCGGACAAACTCCGCCTATTTTTGATGGAACAATTAAAGATAATTTATTAATGGGACTTCGATTTTCTGAAAAGCCATTTCCAAATGACGACGCCCTGCAAGGCGCATTAACGACTGTTAGCCTAGATAAAAAATTAGAAGATAACGCCTCTTCTTTATCAGGTGGCGAAAAACAAAGACTTGCTTTCGCTCGTATTATACTAATGGATCCGCCCGTCTATTTATTAGATGAACCAACTTCTGCGCTAGATGGTGACACAGAACGCCGCGTTATGAAACAATTTACTATGCTAGCAAGAGAAAAGAAAAAAACAGTTATCTTCATCACGCACTCGCAACAACTTCCAGAAGAAATCGCAGACGATATTATTGAAATTAGTAAAACAAACGGTGCAACTAGAAAGGAAGTGCTATCAATTGAAGGGCGTTATTGA
- a CDS encoding helix-turn-helix domain-containing protein: MGSLYNLMKPYSQFRSKEEFNTYQKQVLKCYRFQLNKTDAIIIHFLGKYAVNEKQKTVGVACPLMETIATNIGKSIRTVRRSIAKLEELGIIKRVATKERYKRGGYSANLYVFLKSAIDRMDDRMKMSACESDDRTDGCSGNEQKNEGETILSKNIPQIKEKRKVTYELDETYCRHDIPKPFIYALVPMTSNPKKINIFWSKVELAYKKSGLLEQGALLEGILADEEAYGNLIWRVKSVVRAYKYGEIRKDVGALLYSTMRDLFLEIGLEWGAALRRSKGIPLFDPFKKESCI, translated from the coding sequence ATGGGAAGCTTATATAATTTAATGAAACCATATAGTCAATTTCGAAGTAAAGAAGAGTTTAATACATATCAAAAACAAGTTTTGAAGTGCTATCGATTTCAATTGAATAAAACGGATGCTATCATTATTCATTTTTTAGGAAAGTATGCGGTGAATGAGAAACAAAAAACAGTTGGTGTTGCTTGTCCATTAATGGAGACGATTGCGACGAATATTGGAAAGAGTATTCGTACGGTACGTCGCTCGATTGCGAAGCTAGAGGAGCTGGGAATTATAAAGCGTGTTGCAACAAAAGAAAGATATAAGCGCGGGGGATATAGTGCAAACTTATATGTATTTCTTAAATCGGCAATTGACCGCATGGATGACCGTATGAAAATGTCCGCATGTGAAAGTGATGATCGTACAGATGGCTGTAGTGGAAACGAGCAAAAAAATGAGGGGGAAACAATTCTTTCTAAAAACATTCCACAAATAAAAGAGAAAAGAAAAGTAACGTACGAGCTTGATGAAACGTATTGTCGTCACGATATACCGAAGCCTTTTATATACGCACTGGTGCCGATGACGAGTAATCCGAAGAAGATTAATATATTTTGGAGTAAGGTGGAACTTGCTTATAAAAAGAGCGGATTACTAGAGCAAGGTGCTTTATTAGAGGGGATATTAGCTGATGAAGAAGCGTATGGAAATTTAATTTGGCGGGTGAAAAGTGTTGTGAGAGCGTATAAGTACGGAGAAATTCGTAAAGATGTTGGAGCACTATTGTATAGTACGATGCGAGATTTATTTTTAGAAATTGGATTAGAGTGGGGAGCGGCATTAAGGAGAAGTAAGGGAATACCGTTATTCGATCCATTTAAAAAAGAGTCATGCATATAA
- a CDS encoding DUF2628 domain-containing protein has product MKDTVLQEAIAPKELHKVVRNNTAYYDFKWGKAKDPEKGNSWNWIAFFFPLLWLAYRKMYKLFIIIALVGVPTLITSVFIDIPMWIDFIVYFGTMLFTGWQGNRLYYKHTVRVLHKAKELSDAQHNYYFQTKGGTHVGIMLGLNALLFVVFGAAGYGLSYLPTEPNIKDVVRLSDEGITLEVFTDDPKWTYVKKEGRFDIVEFTGYDYEEKKDVKVKFAVYLDKQRFEWKEIYLNDKKLNEEEAEEYQFYIEENAWY; this is encoded by the coding sequence GTGAAGGACACTGTTTTACAGGAAGCGATAGCTCCTAAAGAGTTACATAAAGTTGTGAGAAATAATACTGCATATTACGACTTTAAGTGGGGGAAAGCAAAAGATCCCGAGAAGGGAAATAGTTGGAACTGGATAGCCTTTTTCTTCCCATTATTGTGGTTAGCTTATCGCAAAATGTATAAATTATTTATTATTATTGCATTAGTAGGAGTTCCTACTTTAATTACCTCTGTTTTTATAGATATCCCGATGTGGATCGATTTTATTGTTTATTTCGGAACTATGCTATTTACTGGATGGCAAGGGAATCGTTTATATTACAAGCATACAGTTCGTGTTTTACATAAGGCAAAAGAGTTATCTGATGCACAACACAATTATTACTTCCAAACAAAGGGTGGCACTCATGTTGGGATTATGCTTGGATTAAATGCGTTATTATTTGTAGTATTTGGTGCAGCTGGTTATGGGTTATCGTATTTACCGACGGAACCAAATATAAAAGATGTAGTTCGTTTAAGTGATGAAGGGATTACATTGGAAGTTTTTACTGATGATCCAAAATGGACGTATGTAAAAAAAGAAGGACGTTTTGATATAGTAGAATTTACTGGTTATGATTATGAGGAAAAAAAGGATGTAAAGGTTAAGTTCGCTGTGTATTTAGATAAACAGAGATTTGAATGGAAAGAAATTTATTTAAACGATAAAAAATTAAATGAAGAAGAAGCAGAAGAGTATCAATTTTATATTGAAGAAAATGCCTGGTATTAA
- a CDS encoding MFS transporter — translation MEELQQNKSALEGSGKPLLKNTNFLFLWAATLFSSFALAFFTFSQTWYIAKTLNLEASLGIVFVALSVPRLIFMIIGGALADKFPKKNIMFYSNIIRAILVATILTWFIVGDVTLYTFALFALFFGLADAFFWSADGSILPELVEKSRLTQANSLTQMTNQASVILGPVLGGILIKFTNYETIFSITILLLIIAAILVQKIQFTVPEKNETDKGMFTSIKEGILYVKESPFLSTFLICSAFLNLFLIGPMQVGFPLFVKNVLHGDSLQFSYLEASVGGGMAIGAVIVGLKNINRRRGLFCIIMMLLSGVFFLAINFSTVLWQALLAGMFYGITIAMAIVPLMAMIQSTVKEEMMGRVMSLLMLSSMGFIPLSYAFTSLALGIGIPIVTVMKSGAIAVIVFVLFVAIRVPVVRKFD, via the coding sequence ATGGAGGAACTACAACAAAATAAATCTGCTTTAGAAGGAAGCGGAAAACCGTTATTAAAAAATACGAATTTCCTTTTTCTTTGGGCAGCTACTCTCTTTTCAAGCTTTGCTTTAGCCTTTTTTACTTTTTCACAAACATGGTACATAGCAAAAACATTAAACCTTGAGGCTTCACTCGGTATTGTTTTCGTGGCTCTTAGTGTTCCAAGGCTCATCTTTATGATTATCGGCGGAGCATTAGCTGATAAATTCCCGAAAAAAAATATCATGTTTTACTCTAATATTATTCGCGCTATTCTTGTCGCAACTATTCTCACCTGGTTCATCGTCGGTGATGTAACACTATATACATTTGCTTTATTCGCATTGTTCTTCGGACTTGCTGACGCTTTCTTCTGGTCAGCAGATGGATCTATTCTGCCTGAACTTGTAGAAAAGAGCCGTTTAACACAAGCAAATTCACTTACTCAAATGACAAACCAAGCATCTGTCATTTTAGGACCTGTACTTGGCGGTATTCTCATTAAATTTACGAACTATGAAACAATTTTTTCAATTACAATCCTGCTACTCATTATCGCTGCAATACTCGTTCAAAAAATACAATTTACCGTACCCGAAAAAAATGAAACAGATAAGGGCATGTTTACTTCTATTAAAGAGGGAATTTTATATGTAAAAGAATCACCATTTCTTTCAACTTTCCTTATATGTAGCGCCTTTTTAAACTTATTTTTAATCGGCCCAATGCAAGTAGGATTTCCGCTCTTCGTAAAAAATGTTCTGCACGGTGATTCACTTCAGTTTAGTTACTTAGAAGCGTCTGTTGGCGGCGGGATGGCGATAGGAGCTGTCATTGTCGGATTAAAAAATATTAATCGTAGACGTGGACTATTTTGCATTATCATGATGCTACTGTCTGGTGTATTCTTCCTAGCCATCAATTTTAGCACCGTACTTTGGCAAGCGTTATTAGCTGGAATGTTTTACGGTATTACAATCGCAATGGCAATTGTTCCACTTATGGCGATGATTCAGTCGACAGTAAAAGAAGAAATGATGGGACGCGTAATGAGCCTACTCATGCTTTCATCGATGGGATTCATTCCGCTCTCTTACGCATTTACATCACTTGCACTTGGGATAGGCATTCCAATTGTAACGGTTATGAAAAGCGGTGCAATCGCTGTTATCGTCTTTGTACTATTTGTAGCAATTCGTGTTCCAGTTGTAAGAAAGTTCGATTAG
- a CDS encoding NAD(P)/FAD-dependent oxidoreductase: MKHLVLLGGGYGGMRILQRLLPSNQLPDDVQVTLIDKVPYHCFKTEYYALVAGTISETHIRIPFPEHPRLNIQYGTVTNIDLETKAVHLDGGETIQYDDLIIGLGCEDKYHNVPGAKEYTHSLQSIEQTRKTYEQLNSLEPNATVAVVGAGLSGVEVASELRESRSDLKIYLFDRKDRILFPYPEKLSRYVEEWFVKHKVTIIRNSNITKVEPNIVYNHDEPLECDAIVWTAGIQANEVVRNLPVEQDVSGRVVLTKYHNIPNNEHVYVVGDCAALPHAPSAQLAEGQGEQIVQILLKRWNNEPLPDELPVIKLKGVLGSLGKKHGFGLLANQPLMGRVPRLLKSGLLWMYKYHNG; the protein is encoded by the coding sequence ATGAAACACCTCGTACTACTAGGTGGTGGCTACGGTGGAATGAGAATTCTGCAGCGGCTACTTCCAAGCAACCAACTTCCAGATGATGTACAAGTGACATTAATCGACAAAGTACCATATCATTGCTTTAAAACTGAATATTATGCATTAGTTGCGGGTACAATTTCAGAAACGCATATTCGCATACCGTTTCCTGAGCACCCACGTCTCAATATTCAATACGGAACAGTAACAAATATTGACCTCGAAACGAAAGCCGTTCATCTCGATGGCGGTGAAACGATTCAATATGATGATTTAATTATCGGGCTTGGCTGTGAAGATAAATATCATAACGTTCCTGGGGCAAAGGAATATACACATAGCCTACAATCAATTGAACAAACACGTAAGACATATGAACAATTAAATAGCTTAGAACCAAATGCAACAGTAGCTGTCGTTGGGGCTGGTTTAAGCGGCGTTGAAGTGGCAAGTGAACTTCGCGAAAGCCGTTCGGATTTAAAAATCTATTTATTTGATCGAAAAGATAGAATTTTATTCCCATATCCAGAGAAATTAAGTAGATACGTAGAAGAATGGTTTGTAAAACATAAAGTTACCATTATACGAAACTCTAACATTACAAAAGTGGAACCAAACATTGTATACAACCATGATGAACCACTTGAATGTGATGCAATCGTCTGGACAGCTGGTATTCAAGCAAATGAAGTTGTTCGAAACCTTCCAGTAGAACAAGATGTTAGCGGACGGGTTGTTTTAACGAAATATCACAATATTCCAAATAACGAGCACGTTTATGTCGTAGGAGATTGTGCAGCACTTCCACACGCACCATCTGCTCAACTTGCTGAAGGTCAAGGAGAACAAATTGTCCAAATATTATTAAAACGTTGGAATAATGAACCCCTTCCTGATGAACTGCCTGTTATTAAATTAAAAGGTGTTCTCGGTTCTCTCGGCAAAAAACATGGATTTGGTTTACTAGCAAACCAACCATTAATGGGACGTGTACCGAGATTATTAAAATCCGGTCTTCTTTGGATGTACAAATATCATAACGGTTAA
- a CDS encoding GyrI-like domain-containing protein, with product MKEPIIVKKEAFQAIGVSITTTNEKEASNEGKIPVLWNRYFQEKIMHQIPNQQTKETFAFYSNYESDETGTYQFTIGMPVSSLEEVPENMTTLTIPAATYAVFTTRKGPVSEVVCEAWEYIWQWSKENTRAFTADFELYDESAVDPNNVQLDIYIALA from the coding sequence ATGAAAGAACCTATTATCGTAAAAAAAGAAGCTTTCCAAGCAATCGGTGTTTCTATTACAACTACAAACGAAAAAGAAGCATCAAATGAAGGAAAGATTCCGGTGCTTTGGAATCGCTACTTCCAAGAAAAAATCATGCATCAAATTCCAAATCAACAAACAAAAGAAACATTCGCTTTCTACTCAAACTACGAATCGGATGAAACTGGTACATATCAATTTACTATCGGCATGCCTGTTTCTTCATTAGAAGAAGTTCCTGAAAATATGACAACCTTAACAATACCTGCTGCTACGTATGCGGTATTTACAACGAGAAAAGGTCCTGTGTCTGAAGTCGTTTGTGAAGCTTGGGAATATATTTGGCAATGGTCGAAAGAAAACACACGTGCTTTTACAGCAGACTTTGAGCTTTATGACGAAAGTGCAGTTGATCCAAATAACGTACAATTGGATATTTATATTGCTTTAGCCTGA
- the dapF gene encoding diaminopimelate epimerase, whose product MSQFSFTKMHGLGNSYIYVNMFEEQIREEDLAIVAEKVSNINTGIGADGMILICPSDVAPVKMRMFNNDGSEGKSCGNGLRCVAKYAYEHKLVEGKVFTIETLAGIVTAEVTVEDDKVTLAKIDMGAPRLTREEIPMLGEGETPFIRENFLYNNHRYAFTAVSMGNPHAVIFVDDVEKAPLTTLGPVLETHEMFPERVNVEFIEILNDEEMNFRVWERGSGVTQACGTGACAAVVAAILNGKMEHGKEITVHLAGGDLMIAWTEEGNVLMKGPAEIICRGVYEYKIEA is encoded by the coding sequence ATGAGCCAATTTTCTTTTACAAAAATGCATGGTCTTGGAAATAGTTATATATATGTAAATATGTTTGAGGAACAAATTAGAGAAGAAGATTTAGCAATTGTAGCGGAAAAGGTTTCAAATATTAATACTGGTATTGGTGCAGATGGAATGATTTTAATTTGTCCTTCTGACGTGGCGCCAGTAAAAATGCGCATGTTTAATAACGATGGCTCAGAAGGAAAGAGCTGTGGAAATGGTTTACGCTGCGTAGCGAAATATGCGTATGAGCATAAACTAGTAGAAGGTAAAGTTTTCACAATTGAAACGTTAGCGGGTATTGTTACGGCAGAAGTAACGGTAGAAGATGACAAAGTTACATTAGCGAAAATCGACATGGGAGCACCTCGTTTAACACGTGAAGAGATACCGATGCTTGGTGAAGGAGAGACACCATTTATTCGTGAGAACTTCTTATACAATAATCACCGTTATGCATTTACAGCTGTTTCAATGGGGAATCCACATGCGGTTATTTTTGTTGATGATGTAGAAAAAGCGCCTCTTACAACGTTAGGACCGGTTCTTGAGACGCATGAAATGTTCCCAGAGCGAGTGAATGTTGAATTCATCGAGATTTTGAATGATGAAGAGATGAATTTCCGCGTTTGGGAACGAGGATCTGGTGTAACACAAGCTTGCGGGACAGGAGCATGCGCAGCTGTCGTTGCGGCAATTTTAAATGGGAAAATGGAACACGGTAAAGAAATTACGGTTCACTTAGCAGGCGGCGACTTAATGATCGCATGGACAGAAGAAGGAAATGTATTAATGAAAGGACCTGCGGAAATAATTTGCCGCGGAGTGTATGAGTACAAGATAGAAGCGTAA